In one window of Musa acuminata AAA Group cultivar baxijiao chromosome BXJ3-2, Cavendish_Baxijiao_AAA, whole genome shotgun sequence DNA:
- the LOC103975539 gene encoding uncharacterized protein LOC103975539 has product MGDHLALLVDHLLTESTLEAAIGNGKQAQIAADSASSGDLGSNSTPDTSVGHRTPSGKLVECRICQEDDHDSNMEIPCSCCGSLKYAHRVCIQRWCNEKGNTMCEICLQQFKPGYTALPKLFHYGRAPMNFRGSWDVSSQDLHDPQILTVVPSGVIESNYYDQLVSRLRSAICCRSVTIIFMILLVLRHTLPLIISGAEQYSFTLFSLLVLRTAGILVPIFFIAGTLTTFHHSRRRQATRRILSASSSQAENM; this is encoded by the exons ATGGGCGACCATCTTGCTCTGCTTGTGGACCATTTGCTCACTGAGTCGACGCTTGAGGCTGCAATTGGAAACGGGAAACAAGCCCAAATAGCTGCCGATTCTGCCTCATCGGGTGACCTTGGCAGTAATTCTACCCCGGATACGTCTGTTGGGCACCGGACACCCTCAGGGAAGCTGGTGGAGTGCAGAATCTGCCAAGAGGATGACCATGATTCCAACATGGAGATCCCTTGCTCATGCTGTGGCAGCTTGAAG TATGCTCATCGGGTATGCATTCAGCGGTGGTGCAATGAGAAAGGAAACACAATGTGTGAGATATGCCTCCAG CAATTCAAGCCAGGATATACCGCTCTGCCAAAGTTGTTTCATTATGGGAGAGCTCCGATGAACTTCAG GGGAAGCTGGGATGTATCCAGTCAGGACCTTCATGATCCCCAGATTCTAACAGTGGTTCCATCTGGTGTCATTGAGTCAAATTATTATGACCAATTAGTTTCAAGGTTAAGAAGCGCAATTTGTTGTCGGTCAGTCACCATAATC TTCATGATTCTTTTGGTTCTTCGCCATACTCTTCCTCTCATAATCAGTGGAGCTGAGCAGTACTCATTTACTCTATTCTCA CTGCTGGTGTTGAGGACTGCTGGAATACTTGTACCCATCTTTTTTATTGCTGGAACATTAACAACGTTTCATCACTCCCGTCGCCGACAG GCAACTCGGCGAATATTATCTGCCTCTTCATCTCAAGCAGAGAATATGTAA